The proteins below are encoded in one region of Methylobacillus flagellatus KT:
- a CDS encoding ChbG/HpnK family deacetylase: MVTPLIISADDYAQGAAIDQGILDLIRMRRLTATSCLSLSPRWREAATSITSAIREQADIGLHLDFTAYSRPTRYPHPQLVIRSLLRSLDPEQLKTMIRQQLDAFEQEMNSAPDYVDGHQHVHQLPQVRDVLLAELQSRYADKLPWIRISHSAYDGVKGRVILALGSQAMRKQALRRGFAVTDTLLGVYGFDSNAATYQKQLRAWLTIAVTETRVKRLCALMCHPGLPSADDTDPIRRARPVEYEVFSSSVFAEMLQEMNIEPTKASQLLSG; encoded by the coding sequence ATGGTCACCCCGTTGATCATCAGTGCGGACGATTATGCCCAAGGAGCAGCCATCGACCAAGGCATCCTAGATCTTATCCGCATGAGACGTTTAACCGCCACCTCATGCCTGAGCCTCAGCCCGCGCTGGCGTGAAGCAGCCACATCCATTACTTCCGCAATTAGGGAACAGGCAGACATCGGCCTGCATCTGGATTTCACCGCTTATTCCAGGCCCACGCGATACCCGCATCCGCAATTGGTCATACGGAGCTTGCTGAGAAGTCTGGATCCTGAGCAGCTAAAAACCATGATTAGGCAACAATTGGACGCTTTCGAGCAGGAAATGAACAGCGCCCCGGATTATGTCGACGGCCACCAGCATGTGCACCAGCTGCCCCAAGTGCGCGATGTATTGCTGGCGGAGCTGCAATCCCGCTATGCCGACAAATTACCCTGGATCAGGATTTCGCATTCCGCGTATGACGGTGTCAAAGGCAGAGTGATTTTAGCACTGGGAAGTCAGGCAATGCGTAAGCAAGCATTGAGACGCGGATTTGCCGTTACGGACACCTTACTAGGCGTCTATGGGTTTGATAGCAACGCAGCTACCTACCAAAAACAGCTGAGGGCATGGCTGACCATCGCAGTCACAGAAACCAGAGTAAAACGCCTGTGCGCCCTGATGTGTCATCCCGGGCTACCTAGCGCAGATGATACAGACCCAATCCGACGGGCTCGCCCTGTCGAATATGAAGTATTTTCCAGCTCCGTCTTTGCCGAGATGCTGCAGGAGATGAACATTGAGCCGACAAAAGCCAGCCAATTGCTCTCTGGCTGA
- a CDS encoding GtrA family protein: MSARAYARSISWFSIVGAAAALMHYLSAVVLEGWFGFSPGLANFLAFLLAFPISYIGHHALSFAGSANTHGNALPRFLLVACAGFASNQLMLLSLLHFSQLPFWLALAAVMVVVAVSTYLLSRFWAFKEGI; encoded by the coding sequence ATGAGCGCTCGCGCGTACGCCAGGTCGATTTCGTGGTTTAGCATTGTCGGGGCCGCGGCTGCGCTCATGCACTACCTCAGCGCGGTTGTTCTCGAGGGCTGGTTTGGGTTCAGTCCTGGCCTGGCAAACTTCCTCGCCTTCCTTCTGGCTTTCCCGATAAGTTATATTGGCCATCATGCCTTATCGTTTGCTGGAAGCGCCAATACGCACGGAAATGCCCTGCCCCGATTCCTGCTAGTGGCCTGTGCCGGGTTTGCCAGCAACCAGCTCATGCTACTCAGCCTGCTACACTTCAGCCAGCTTCCCTTTTGGCTGGCCTTGGCGGCCGTAATGGTGGTCGTGGCCGTATCGACCTACTTGCTGAGCCGTTTCTGGGCATTCAAGGAAGGAATTTGA
- a CDS encoding glycosyltransferase family 2 protein, translating into MTTDRSQSNPHISVIVPAFNESSAITSTVENIANQLATLSPHWDIVVIDDGSRDKTADIVRGLPAYLRTTLVRFSRNFGKEYAITAGLEYASGDIVICMDADGQHSPALISEMLEKWRAGYDMVYAVRQNRHIESGFKRWGSKLFYEIMTLGERITIPRDAGDFRLMNRNVVNALRKLPERNRFMKGMYAWVGYKSIGIPYTPLPRSHGVSTFSRLKLIQLAWTGITSFSVIPLRLASAVGGLLALLAFIYGIWVILEKMFFHESIPGWPTVVASLMFFSGVQLLFIGILGEYIARIYDEVKGRPPYIVAEVSASYQGKESQL; encoded by the coding sequence ATGACAACAGACCGTAGCCAGTCCAATCCCCACATCAGCGTGATCGTGCCCGCCTTCAATGAATCCTCGGCAATCACCTCGACCGTGGAGAACATTGCTAACCAGCTCGCCACCCTGAGCCCGCATTGGGACATCGTCGTCATCGACGACGGCAGCCGCGACAAGACCGCCGATATCGTGCGTGGCCTGCCTGCGTACTTGCGCACCACGCTGGTACGCTTCTCGCGCAATTTCGGCAAGGAATACGCGATTACCGCCGGGCTAGAATATGCAAGCGGCGACATCGTGATCTGCATGGATGCCGATGGGCAGCACTCCCCCGCCCTGATCAGCGAGATGCTGGAGAAATGGCGCGCAGGATATGACATGGTCTATGCCGTACGCCAGAACCGGCATATAGAATCAGGCTTCAAGCGCTGGGGCTCAAAGCTATTCTATGAAATCATGACATTGGGCGAGCGCATTACCATCCCGCGCGATGCCGGGGATTTCCGCCTCATGAATCGCAATGTCGTGAACGCACTGCGCAAGCTGCCCGAGCGCAACCGTTTCATGAAGGGAATGTACGCCTGGGTCGGCTATAAATCCATCGGCATTCCTTACACTCCGCTCCCACGCAGCCATGGCGTCAGCACCTTTTCCCGCCTCAAGCTCATACAGCTGGCCTGGACTGGCATCACCAGCTTCTCGGTCATCCCGTTGCGCCTGGCGAGCGCGGTCGGCGGGCTGCTGGCCTTGCTGGCCTTTATTTACGGCATCTGGGTGATCCTGGAAAAAATGTTCTTCCACGAATCCATCCCAGGTTGGCCCACTGTAGTGGCCAGCCTGATGTTCTTTTCCGGGGTGCAACTGCTGTTCATCGGCATTTTAGGCGAGTACATCGCGCGCATTTACGATGAGGTGAAGGGGCGTCCCCCCTATATCGTCGCCGAAGTCTCTGCCTCTTACCAGGGGAAGGAGTCGCAGCTATGA
- a CDS encoding ArnT family glycosyltransferase has protein sequence MFTPLVFRRLSLALFAALGLFIAFTFFQHGISNDEEVQHIYGRLLLDFYSSGFTDKSAFEYRNLFLYGGLFDLIAALLEHILPIWVWDMRHLLSALFGLAGIVAAYKIARRLGDERAGFFTVLLLAITGAWSGVMFTHTKDVPFATCMTWALYYTMLVIETLPRPPLRLSVKLGIAVGCALGLRIGGAFAVIYLLLLLGLAGLVNATSWKARVSYWLNSLIRLVPTGIAAFILMAVFWPWGVMSPDHPLLAAKSFSHFAFNMLTIMDGRVMPIGDVPRYYLPAYLLVRLPEVFLLGLAGLAAVAALHLDKLSAHRGKLLPWLAVLIAALFPIMFNVIDKPALYNGIRHFTFVVPPIAVLAGLGLSLSWDALHRWPRVRRGLGIACAALCLLTVTTLWRLHPYEYIYYNNLAGTMAEAEEEWEGDYWSSSLREAADILEKEISSKPKRDADGNIVPYLVAVCAENIQGTAYLDQRFSVTKNWEAADFYLSTTNMGCDDVMKGNIIGEVERMGVVLAVVKDRRQLLAHQRKPRIPVTTH, from the coding sequence ATGTTCACGCCTCTCGTGTTTCGCCGCTTGAGCCTAGCGCTGTTTGCAGCCCTGGGCCTTTTTATTGCCTTCACTTTCTTCCAGCACGGCATCAGTAACGACGAAGAGGTCCAGCATATCTATGGCCGCCTGTTGCTGGATTTCTATAGTTCCGGCTTCACCGACAAGTCCGCATTCGAATACCGCAATCTCTTCCTCTACGGCGGCTTGTTCGACCTAATCGCAGCCTTGCTAGAGCACATCCTTCCGATCTGGGTATGGGATATGCGGCACCTGCTGTCGGCCCTATTCGGCCTAGCAGGTATTGTCGCGGCCTATAAGATCGCGCGGCGGCTAGGTGACGAGCGCGCCGGCTTTTTCACGGTACTGCTGCTGGCCATCACGGGTGCCTGGTCCGGTGTGATGTTCACCCATACCAAGGACGTGCCTTTCGCCACCTGCATGACCTGGGCCCTGTATTACACCATGCTGGTCATAGAAACACTGCCGCGCCCGCCGCTCAGACTGTCGGTCAAACTCGGCATCGCGGTTGGTTGCGCATTGGGACTACGCATCGGCGGCGCATTTGCCGTGATTTACCTGCTTTTGCTGCTGGGCCTAGCCGGGTTAGTCAATGCGACGAGCTGGAAAGCCCGCGTAAGTTATTGGCTGAATAGCCTGATCCGTCTGGTGCCCACGGGAATCGCCGCCTTTATCCTCATGGCGGTTTTCTGGCCTTGGGGCGTGATGTCGCCAGACCACCCCCTGCTGGCGGCCAAGTCGTTCTCGCACTTCGCATTCAATATGCTTACCATCATGGACGGCAGGGTGATGCCAATAGGCGACGTGCCGCGCTATTACCTGCCCGCCTACCTGCTGGTGCGCCTGCCTGAAGTCTTCCTGCTCGGACTGGCTGGCCTGGCGGCGGTCGCGGCACTGCACCTGGACAAGCTGTCCGCCCATCGCGGCAAGCTCCTCCCTTGGCTGGCGGTGCTCATCGCCGCGCTGTTTCCGATCATGTTCAATGTCATCGACAAGCCTGCGCTCTACAACGGCATCCGGCATTTCACCTTCGTCGTGCCGCCGATCGCGGTATTGGCAGGTTTGGGGCTCTCCTTGAGCTGGGATGCACTGCACAGATGGCCGCGCGTACGCCGGGGGCTAGGCATTGCCTGCGCCGCGCTATGCCTGTTGACGGTAACTACGCTGTGGCGCCTTCATCCCTATGAATATATCTACTACAACAACCTGGCCGGCACCATGGCCGAGGCTGAAGAGGAATGGGAAGGCGATTACTGGTCCAGCAGCCTGCGCGAGGCAGCCGACATATTGGAAAAGGAAATATCGTCCAAGCCCAAGCGCGACGCTGACGGCAATATCGTGCCCTACCTGGTCGCAGTCTGTGCCGAAAATATTCAGGGAACCGCCTACCTTGACCAACGCTTCAGCGTCACCAAGAACTGGGAAGCGGCGGATTTCTATCTGTCCACGACTAATATGGGATGCGATGATGTCATGAAGGGCAACATCATCGGCGAGGTGGAACGCATGGGCGTCGTCCTTGCCGTAGTCAAGGACAGACGCCAGCTTCTGGCACACCAGCGCAAGCCCCGTATTCCTGTTACCACTCATTGA
- the queG gene encoding tRNA epoxyqueuosine(34) reductase QueG, giving the protein MPQTLNNWESLAEDIKRWGVTLGFSQIGITDTDLSAAEPHHREWIAQGFHGAMDYMAKHGDKRTRPAELVPGTIRIISARMDYMPPNARDSEVVMQDSRLAFISRYALGRDYHKVLRNRLQKLSDMIAQQVGEFGYRVFTDSAPVLEVELAQKAGLGWRGKHTLLLSRNAGSWFFLGEIYTDLPLPIDKPISGHCGKCTACIDVCPTQAIIAPYQVDARRCISYLTIELKDSIPEHLRPLIGNRVYGCDDCQLTCPWNRFAQVTQQDDFHVRHGLDNISLVELFKWDEVTFNEKMAGSAIYRIGHIQWLRNLAVGLGNAATTPEVIEALEHRRNHPSELVREHVAWALNQHKKKR; this is encoded by the coding sequence ATGCCTCAAACTTTAAACAACTGGGAATCCCTCGCGGAAGATATCAAGCGCTGGGGGGTGACGCTGGGGTTCAGCCAGATCGGCATCACCGATACCGACCTGTCCGCCGCCGAGCCGCACCACAGGGAATGGATCGCCCAGGGGTTTCATGGTGCCATGGATTATATGGCAAAACACGGCGACAAACGCACCCGGCCGGCGGAATTGGTCCCCGGCACCATCCGCATCATATCAGCCCGCATGGATTACATGCCGCCCAACGCGCGCGACAGCGAAGTGGTCATGCAGGACTCGCGCCTGGCCTTCATTTCGCGCTACGCATTGGGGCGCGACTACCACAAAGTGCTGCGCAACCGCCTGCAGAAGCTCAGCGACATGATCGCGCAGCAGGTGGGGGAATTCGGCTACCGGGTATTCACCGACAGTGCACCGGTGCTGGAGGTCGAGCTGGCGCAGAAAGCTGGCCTGGGCTGGCGTGGGAAGCATACCCTGTTGCTATCGAGGAATGCCGGCTCGTGGTTTTTTCTCGGTGAAATCTACACCGACCTGCCATTGCCCATCGATAAACCCATCTCTGGCCATTGCGGCAAATGCACCGCCTGTATCGACGTTTGCCCGACGCAGGCAATCATCGCGCCTTACCAGGTGGATGCCAGGCGCTGCATCTCCTACCTCACCATCGAGCTCAAGGACAGCATCCCCGAACACCTACGACCGTTAATCGGCAACCGCGTGTACGGCTGCGACGACTGCCAGTTGACTTGTCCCTGGAATCGTTTCGCCCAAGTTACGCAACAGGATGATTTCCATGTCCGTCATGGCCTGGACAATATCAGCCTGGTGGAGCTGTTCAAATGGGACGAGGTCACCTTCAATGAAAAAATGGCAGGCAGCGCCATTTACCGCATTGGCCATATCCAATGGCTGCGTAACCTTGCCGTGGGACTAGGCAATGCCGCCACGACCCCCGAGGTGATCGAGGCACTCGAGCACCGGCGCAACCACCCTTCCGAACTGGTCCGTGAACACGTGGCTTGGGCATTGAACCAGCATAAAAAAAAGCGATAA
- the tsaE gene encoding tRNA (adenosine(37)-N6)-threonylcarbamoyltransferase complex ATPase subunit type 1 TsaE, whose product MSENFTLALADEAATLALGAKFAHVLAPGMTVYLHGDLGAGKTTLVRGLLRALGHAGKVKSPTYTLVEPYTVSRLHLYHFDLYRFVDPEEWDAAGFRDYFNPESLCLVEWPEKARELLPAPDIDVRLQPEGQGRRAIVSANTDSGKQCLKKLNVVF is encoded by the coding sequence ATGAGTGAGAATTTTACACTGGCATTGGCCGATGAGGCAGCCACGCTGGCATTGGGCGCCAAGTTCGCCCACGTGCTGGCGCCAGGGATGACGGTATACCTGCATGGCGATTTGGGCGCGGGCAAGACGACGCTGGTGCGGGGTCTGCTGCGAGCACTGGGCCATGCGGGCAAAGTGAAGAGCCCGACCTACACATTGGTTGAACCTTATACGGTTTCTAGATTACACTTATATCACTTTGATTTATACAGATTTGTTGATCCGGAAGAATGGGACGCTGCCGGATTCAGGGATTATTTCAACCCAGAGTCCCTATGCCTGGTCGAATGGCCGGAAAAGGCCCGGGAGCTGTTGCCTGCGCCTGACATCGATGTCCGCCTCCAGCCCGAAGGGCAGGGCAGGCGGGCCATAGTTAGCGCCAATACTGATTCAGGAAAGCAATGCCTCAAAAAACTCAACGTTGTATTCTAA
- a CDS encoding N-acetylmuramoyl-L-alanine amidase, producing MPQKTQRCILICLLGWIFALGLLPAHAASSIQVSAARVWPAEDYTRITLETSKPVSHNMVMLKDPERLVLDLDNVELGTVLKALGEKIDPNDPYIRQVRVGNFKPGTVRIVVDLKAEIKPQVFTLAPAGEYKDRLVVDIYPAQDPLMAMLEQRGKPENAQAPLPGLQVAPESPTIADVTPDLAPGAPTADKPSAVIAPPSNKKPEARIITIAIDAGHGGEDPGAKGARGSYEKNVTLAIAKKLKAAVDAEPNMRGVLTRDGDYFIPLHGRVVKARKMNADLFVSIHADAALSAQAKGSSVFALSETGATSAMARLLAQRENESDLIGGVSLSVKDPNLARTLLDLSQTATINDSLRLGKLVLDHMGTINTLHKRHVEQAGFAVLKSPDIPSILVETAFITNPEEERKLNDSAHQDKLVSSILSGIKKYFAANPPLSKTRMVEK from the coding sequence ATGCCTCAAAAAACTCAACGTTGTATTCTAATCTGCCTGCTGGGCTGGATATTTGCCTTGGGGCTGCTGCCTGCCCATGCTGCCAGTAGTATCCAGGTTTCAGCAGCACGGGTCTGGCCTGCCGAGGACTATACCCGCATTACGCTGGAGACCAGCAAGCCGGTCAGCCACAACATGGTCATGCTGAAAGACCCTGAGCGCCTCGTGCTGGACTTGGACAATGTCGAGCTCGGCACCGTGCTCAAGGCACTGGGTGAAAAAATCGATCCTAACGACCCCTATATCCGGCAGGTGCGCGTAGGTAATTTCAAGCCCGGCACTGTGCGCATCGTGGTCGACCTCAAGGCCGAAATCAAGCCGCAAGTATTTACCTTGGCACCTGCCGGGGAGTACAAGGACAGGCTGGTGGTGGACATTTATCCAGCCCAGGATCCCCTGATGGCCATGCTGGAACAGCGGGGCAAGCCGGAAAATGCCCAGGCACCCTTGCCTGGGCTCCAGGTGGCGCCGGAATCCCCGACGATTGCCGATGTCACCCCTGATCTTGCCCCAGGTGCCCCTACCGCGGATAAGCCTTCTGCGGTGATTGCCCCTCCCAGCAATAAGAAGCCCGAGGCACGCATCATCACCATTGCGATCGATGCCGGCCATGGAGGAGAAGACCCGGGCGCCAAGGGCGCCAGGGGGTCCTACGAGAAGAATGTGACCTTGGCCATCGCGAAGAAGCTGAAAGCCGCCGTTGATGCCGAGCCCAATATGCGTGGGGTACTGACCCGCGACGGCGATTACTTCATTCCCCTGCATGGCCGGGTAGTCAAGGCCAGAAAGATGAATGCAGACTTGTTCGTCTCCATTCATGCGGATGCGGCATTGAGCGCGCAGGCGAAGGGTTCTTCTGTGTTTGCCTTGTCGGAGACAGGCGCTACCAGTGCTATGGCGCGGTTGCTGGCACAGCGTGAGAATGAATCAGACTTGATCGGGGGGGTGAGCTTGAGCGTGAAAGATCCCAACCTGGCCCGCACCCTGCTTGATTTGTCGCAGACTGCAACTATCAATGACAGCCTCAGGCTGGGCAAGCTGGTACTGGACCATATGGGCACCATCAATACCTTGCACAAGCGCCATGTCGAGCAGGCCGGGTTCGCGGTGCTGAAATCCCCGGACATCCCTTCCATCCTGGTCGAAACCGCTTTCATCACCAATCCCGAGGAAGAGCGCAAACTCAATGACAGCGCCCATCAGGACAAGTTGGTGAGCTCCATCCTTTCAGGCATCAAGAAATATTTCGCGGCGAATCCGCCCTTGTCCAAAACCAGAATGGTAGAAAAATAA
- a CDS encoding MBL fold metallo-hydrolase RNA specificity domain-containing protein — translation MQISFFGAAGTVTGSKHLVTSGNRRVLVDCGLFQGLKVLRLKNWARFPIDPATIDAVVLTHAHIDHTGYLPLLVRQGFRGKVYCSEVTLSLCQLLLRDSAHLQEEEARYANKRGYSKHKPALPLYTKEDAEAALEHLVPLPVGRDVQILDGITVKLQLAGHILGACTVLLKDEQTSILFSGDLGRMEDPLLFPPAPPEAADYLVVESTYGNRLHEKAAPEAQLAEVINRTVKRGGSVLVPVFAVGRAQEVLYYIHKLKQAGAIPADIPVYLNSPMAVDATLIFLTHHAQHKLDAAQCRELAKVAKVVSTVEESMSLNELREPAIILAASGMASGGRVVHHLKALGPDPRNTVLFAGFQAAGTRGAALLDGAESVKIHGEYVPMRAEIASIDNLSAHADYQEIMQWLSQCPQPPKQTFIVHGEPVAADALRHRIEEERQWNVMVPEYLQTVELDGK, via the coding sequence ATGCAAATCAGTTTTTTCGGTGCTGCCGGGACAGTGACGGGTTCCAAGCACTTGGTGACCAGCGGCAATCGGCGTGTGCTTGTCGATTGCGGATTGTTCCAGGGGTTGAAGGTATTGCGCCTGAAGAATTGGGCCAGGTTCCCGATCGATCCGGCCACCATAGATGCCGTGGTGCTGACCCATGCGCATATCGACCATACCGGATACCTGCCGTTGCTCGTCAGGCAAGGTTTCCGCGGCAAGGTTTACTGCAGCGAGGTGACCTTGTCGCTATGTCAGCTGCTGTTGCGGGATTCCGCACACTTGCAGGAAGAAGAGGCACGCTATGCCAATAAACGCGGCTATTCCAAACACAAACCTGCTTTGCCGCTCTATACCAAGGAAGATGCCGAAGCTGCATTGGAGCACCTGGTTCCGTTGCCAGTGGGCCGCGATGTGCAAATCCTGGACGGCATCACAGTCAAGCTGCAGCTTGCAGGACATATCCTGGGTGCGTGCACGGTGCTACTGAAGGATGAGCAGACCTCCATCCTGTTCTCGGGCGACCTGGGGCGCATGGAAGACCCTCTGCTGTTTCCTCCTGCACCACCCGAGGCGGCGGATTATCTGGTGGTGGAGTCGACCTACGGCAACCGATTGCATGAGAAAGCTGCGCCCGAGGCCCAGCTTGCGGAGGTCATCAACCGCACCGTCAAGCGCGGGGGAAGCGTGCTGGTGCCTGTGTTTGCCGTCGGGCGGGCGCAGGAAGTGCTGTACTACATCCACAAGCTCAAGCAGGCGGGGGCGATTCCCGCCGATATCCCGGTGTATCTGAACAGTCCGATGGCAGTTGATGCAACGCTGATTTTTCTTACCCACCATGCCCAGCACAAGCTTGATGCGGCGCAGTGCCGCGAGTTGGCGAAAGTTGCCAAGGTCGTGAGCACTGTCGAGGAATCGATGTCCTTGAACGAACTACGCGAGCCTGCCATCATCCTGGCCGCCAGCGGCATGGCCTCCGGCGGGCGCGTGGTGCACCATCTCAAGGCACTTGGCCCTGACCCGCGCAACACCGTGCTGTTTGCGGGTTTCCAGGCAGCGGGCACTCGGGGTGCGGCGCTGCTCGACGGTGCCGAAAGCGTCAAGATTCATGGCGAATATGTGCCCATGCGCGCCGAGATCGCGTCCATAGACAATCTTTCCGCGCATGCGGACTACCAGGAAATCATGCAATGGTTGTCGCAATGCCCGCAGCCGCCGAAACAAACTTTCATCGTGCATGGTGAACCTGTCGCTGCGGATGCACTCAGACACAGGATAGAAGAGGAAAGACAATGGAATGTCATGGTTCCAGAGTATTTGCAAACTGTGGAGCTCGATGGCAAGTAG
- a CDS encoding putative quinol monooxygenase → MSKYALYIKLEARPEKRQELENFLKKTLPVVKEEDETKTWYAFKAAENSYVIFDTFTSQHGRDAHLEGKAVEALRQVSDDYLVRPPEFMPVDLLAQKVGLETEVVNDIEVKKYDLRFIDGL, encoded by the coding sequence ATGAGTAAATATGCGCTGTACATCAAGTTGGAAGCACGTCCGGAAAAGCGACAAGAGCTTGAAAATTTTCTGAAAAAAACGCTGCCGGTGGTCAAGGAAGAGGATGAAACCAAGACTTGGTATGCTTTCAAGGCAGCAGAGAATAGCTATGTGATTTTTGACACCTTCACCAGCCAGCATGGCCGCGATGCCCATTTGGAGGGCAAGGCGGTGGAAGCGTTGCGCCAGGTATCGGACGATTATCTGGTGCGGCCTCCCGAATTCATGCCCGTCGATTTGTTGGCTCAGAAAGTTGGCCTGGAAACAGAAGTGGTGAACGATATCGAGGTCAAGAAATACGATCTGCGCTTCATTGACGGCCTGTGA
- the mutL gene encoding DNA mismatch repair endonuclease MutL encodes MPSIKLLPDQLISQIAAGEVVERPASALKEILENSLDAGSTDVAVALQAGGIKQIKVTDNGGGIARDELRLALTRHATSKIASLEDLECVASLGFRGEALASIAAISRTQITSYHPDERHAWRIASEGSFLTDIEPAALDAGTIVDIQDLYFNTPARRKFLKTENTEFGHCEEAFRRIALSCPDVNMLLQHNGRAVARLAAGSADKRFEDILGQEFAAEAFYLDEVAAGLRVWGMAAKPTFSRHARDTQYVYVNGRFVRDKLISHAIRQAYQDVLHHDRHPAFVLFLELDPALVDVNVHPSKTEVRFRDGQSVHRFIFHALHKSLATPVGLPGSLMPGLATGEKAAAPAQAPSYPRFQSNIDLRASEASGGFYQALFGNLSQVPQRQAESADDVITAQSTSVATAMGEGGQVEVEDFPLGFAVAQIHGVYILAQNKLGLIVVDMHAAHERIMYEKLKNALDASRVAMQPLLLPVSFQADRLEVATVEEQQALAENGLAQLGFDIAVLSPTTLAVRAIPVMLKDADAVALARDVLADLRQYGASRAFTERRNALLGTMACHAAVRANRTLTIPEMNALLRDMEATERSGQCNHGRPTWFQMTMGELDKMFMRGK; translated from the coding sequence ATGCCATCCATCAAGCTATTACCAGATCAATTAATCAGCCAGATCGCTGCGGGCGAAGTGGTCGAGCGACCCGCTTCCGCGCTCAAGGAGATCCTGGAAAATAGCTTGGATGCGGGAAGTACTGATGTTGCCGTGGCATTGCAAGCCGGGGGCATCAAGCAGATCAAGGTCACCGATAACGGCGGTGGCATTGCGCGTGACGAGCTCCGCCTAGCCCTGACCCGGCATGCCACCAGCAAGATTGCCAGCCTGGAAGACCTGGAATGTGTCGCTAGCCTGGGGTTCCGTGGCGAGGCGCTGGCAAGTATCGCTGCGATTTCCCGTACCCAGATCACCAGCTACCATCCTGATGAAAGGCATGCCTGGCGCATTGCTTCCGAAGGCTCTTTCCTGACCGATATCGAGCCCGCTGCTTTGGATGCCGGCACCATCGTGGATATCCAGGACCTTTATTTCAATACGCCTGCACGGCGAAAATTCCTCAAGACCGAGAATACCGAATTCGGCCATTGCGAAGAAGCTTTCCGCCGCATTGCGCTGTCGTGCCCAGATGTGAATATGCTGCTGCAGCACAACGGTCGTGCCGTGGCGCGGCTGGCTGCAGGCAGCGCGGATAAGCGTTTCGAGGACATCCTGGGGCAGGAATTTGCCGCCGAGGCGTTTTACCTCGACGAGGTGGCCGCAGGTCTCAGAGTGTGGGGCATGGCGGCCAAGCCGACATTTTCGCGCCATGCGCGTGATACGCAGTATGTCTATGTCAATGGCAGGTTCGTGCGCGACAAATTGATCAGCCATGCCATCCGCCAGGCCTATCAAGATGTGCTGCATCACGATCGCCACCCGGCGTTCGTCCTCTTCCTCGAGCTTGATCCTGCGCTGGTGGATGTCAACGTCCATCCGAGTAAGACCGAGGTGCGCTTCCGCGATGGGCAATCGGTCCATCGCTTCATTTTTCACGCACTCCATAAATCCTTGGCAACCCCGGTGGGCCTGCCTGGCTCCTTGATGCCGGGCCTTGCCACAGGCGAAAAAGCGGCGGCACCGGCCCAGGCCCCTAGTTACCCGCGCTTCCAAAGCAACATCGATCTTCGCGCCAGCGAGGCGTCCGGTGGCTTTTACCAGGCTTTGTTCGGCAATTTGTCACAGGTGCCACAGCGTCAAGCGGAGTCTGCCGATGACGTCATCACGGCGCAGTCGACTTCCGTTGCAACTGCGATGGGGGAGGGGGGGCAGGTAGAGGTGGAGGATTTTCCGCTGGGATTTGCCGTGGCGCAGATCCATGGCGTATATATCCTTGCCCAGAACAAGCTGGGGCTGATCGTCGTGGACATGCATGCCGCGCATGAGCGCATCATGTACGAAAAGCTCAAGAATGCGCTGGATGCCAGTCGTGTCGCCATGCAGCCATTGCTGCTACCGGTCAGCTTCCAGGCCGACCGCCTCGAGGTGGCAACGGTAGAGGAGCAGCAGGCGCTTGCTGAAAACGGCCTGGCCCAGCTCGGGTTCGATATCGCCGTGCTGTCACCCACGACGTTGGCCGTAAGGGCCATTCCCGTCATGCTCAAGGACGCCGATGCCGTTGCTCTGGCGCGGGACGTGCTTGCGGACTTGCGGCAGTACGGCGCCAGCCGCGCATTTACAGAGCGGCGCAATGCACTGCTCGGGACCATGGCTTGCCATGCTGCGGTCAGGGCCAACCGCACCCTCACCATTCCCGAGATGAACGCGCTGTTGCGCGACATGGAAGCCACCGAGCGTTCTGGGCAATGCAACCATGGCCGGCCGACCTGGTTCCAGATGACCATGGGCGAGCTGGACAAGATGTTCATGCGCGGCAAGTAG